The proteins below are encoded in one region of Pseudomonas sp. SCB32:
- a CDS encoding NAD-dependent epimerase has translation MKFLVTGAAGFIGFHIAQRLCRDGHDVVGIDNLNDYYCVELKQARLALLCQERNFRFEHLDIANAPALAALFQAESFDRVIHLAAQAGVRYSLENPQAYADANLTGFVNLLEGCRHSRVGHLVYASSSSVYGMNSAMPFSTDAVVDQPVSLYAATKRANELMAHTYAHLYRLPVTGLRFFTVYGPWGRPDMALFRFTRSILEGRAIDIYNNGEMSRDFTYIDDVVEGVVRIQDYPPHKGEHGEAPVALYNVGRGEPVRLLDMVEYVEQALGRRAARNYLPLQPGDVLQTWADVEALAWRTGFRPATSLQYGVERFVHWYREFYAIEEPCVGAA, from the coding sequence GTGAAGTTTCTGGTCACCGGCGCCGCCGGTTTCATCGGCTTTCACATCGCCCAGCGGCTATGCCGCGACGGCCACGACGTGGTCGGTATCGACAATCTCAACGACTACTACTGCGTCGAGCTCAAACAGGCTCGCCTGGCCTTGCTGTGCCAGGAGCGCAACTTCCGCTTCGAGCACCTGGACATCGCCAATGCACCGGCCCTGGCAGCCCTGTTCCAGGCGGAAAGCTTCGATCGGGTGATCCACCTGGCCGCTCAGGCCGGGGTGCGCTATTCGCTGGAAAACCCGCAGGCCTACGCCGATGCCAACCTGACGGGCTTCGTCAACCTGCTTGAAGGCTGCCGCCATTCGCGGGTTGGCCATCTGGTATACGCCTCCAGCAGCTCGGTTTACGGCATGAACAGTGCCATGCCATTCAGTACCGACGCCGTGGTGGACCAGCCGGTGTCGCTGTATGCCGCCACCAAGCGCGCCAACGAGCTGATGGCGCACACCTACGCGCACCTTTACCGACTGCCGGTCACCGGCCTGCGCTTCTTCACCGTGTACGGCCCCTGGGGGCGTCCGGACATGGCGCTGTTCAGGTTCACCCGCTCGATCCTCGAGGGGCGCGCCATCGATATCTACAACAACGGCGAGATGTCCCGCGACTTCACCTACATCGACGATGTGGTCGAGGGCGTGGTGCGCATCCAGGACTACCCGCCGCACAAGGGCGAGCACGGCGAGGCGCCGGTGGCGCTCTACAACGTCGGCCGTGGTGAGCCGGTGCGCCTGCTCGACATGGTGGAGTACGTGGAGCAGGCGCTCGGGCGCCGGGCTGCCCGCAACTATTTGCCGCTGCAGCCGGGTGACGTGCTGCAGACCTGGGCCGACGTCGAGGCGCTGGCATGGCGCACCGGCTTCCGTCCGGCGACTTCGCTGCAGTACGGGGTCGAGCGATTCGTTCATTGGTACCGCGAGTTCTACGCGATTGAAGAGCCCTGCGTCGGTGCGGCGTGA
- a CDS encoding glycosyltransferase family 2 protein, with amino-acid sequence MSNSPYVSVLIPAKNEAENLPELLEEVRQALAGEVFEVLVVDDGSTDATRAVLQNLQQGGYTQLRVLTHERSLGQSTSIYHAAEAARGHWLATLDGDGQNDPADIPGMLAMVRAADCPADLKLIAGHRVKRQDSASKRWASRFANRLRGRLLNDHTPDTGCGLKLIERDAFLRLPYFDHMHRFIPALIQRHQGKMRVHPVNHRPRNAGVSKYGNLDRALVGILDLFGVWWLIRRTRLDAVPRELGR; translated from the coding sequence ATGTCCAACAGCCCTTATGTGTCGGTGCTGATTCCGGCGAAGAATGAAGCCGAGAACCTTCCCGAGCTTCTCGAGGAAGTCCGCCAGGCCCTGGCCGGCGAGGTGTTCGAAGTCCTGGTGGTGGATGACGGCAGTACCGACGCGACCCGCGCCGTGCTGCAGAACCTGCAGCAGGGTGGCTACACCCAGCTCAGGGTGCTGACCCACGAGCGTTCGCTGGGCCAGAGCACCTCCATCTACCACGCCGCCGAGGCTGCCCGTGGCCACTGGCTGGCGACCCTGGACGGTGACGGCCAGAACGATCCGGCGGACATCCCCGGCATGCTCGCCATGGTCCGCGCCGCCGATTGCCCGGCGGACCTCAAGCTGATTGCCGGACACCGGGTGAAGCGCCAGGACAGCGCCAGCAAACGCTGGGCTTCGCGCTTTGCCAACCGCCTTCGCGGGCGCCTGCTCAACGACCACACCCCGGATACCGGGTGCGGACTCAAGCTGATCGAGCGCGACGCCTTCCTGCGCCTGCCGTACTTCGATCATATGCACCGCTTCATTCCGGCGCTGATCCAGCGCCACCAGGGCAAGATGCGTGTGCATCCGGTGAACCACCGGCCGCGTAACGCCGGGGTGTCCAAGTACGGCAACCTGGACCGCGCGCTGGTGGGCATCCTCGATCTGTTCGGTGTCTGGTGGTTGATCCGGCGTACGCGTCTGGATGCCGTTCCCCGCGAGCTGGGGCGCTGA
- a CDS encoding glycosyltransferase family 39 protein: protein MGPGAQYSWWWRFAERPWLLLILAALLLGAGLGLRQPGNVDEERFLGVALEMLQNGDWLIPHRAAQIYPDKPPLFMWLVAVLVRLGLAPNLALFLPAFGSGLVATACLYDLGRRLWNRRIGLIAGLLFLATYQTYAVLRDGGIDGFLCLWISLGVYGLCRHLLLGPAWRWFYLACVAMGLGIISKGVGFLPALMLIPYAYAARKGWSGVVRMPGQARAWWLGLLVVLGAISLWLVPVLLHVLLNGSADGRAYLDNILLHQTAQRYASAWQHQEPFWYFFVKVIPQYWLPLLLALPWMVPAWRRQLARHDGRLLVLLGWVALVLLFFSLSSGKRKLYIFPALPGLVLAMAPLVPWLLHRWFAQRPRARKVFQVIALVWFAAWFARGVIEPLRDPGDDRRPLMAEVARLSGGAELVLTNWREGHWLYARQPLVHFGLDTPDPSTKALTWLRGHPQAVAMVRAEDLERCFRRERAREVTGDYEEHWFLVGADADNSQCADDASAPAYRFAWKQPLF, encoded by the coding sequence ATGGGGCCTGGCGCGCAGTATTCATGGTGGTGGCGTTTCGCTGAGCGACCCTGGTTGCTGCTGATCCTGGCGGCCTTGCTGCTGGGCGCCGGGCTGGGGTTGCGCCAGCCAGGTAACGTTGACGAGGAGCGTTTCCTGGGCGTGGCCCTGGAGATGCTGCAGAACGGCGACTGGTTGATCCCCCATCGCGCTGCGCAGATCTATCCGGACAAGCCGCCGCTGTTCATGTGGCTGGTAGCGGTGCTGGTGCGCCTGGGGCTGGCGCCGAACCTGGCGCTGTTCCTGCCGGCCTTCGGTTCCGGGCTGGTGGCGACCGCTTGCCTCTACGACCTCGGCCGGCGCCTGTGGAACCGCCGCATCGGCCTCATCGCCGGGCTGCTGTTCCTGGCCACGTACCAGACCTACGCGGTGCTGCGCGATGGCGGCATCGACGGTTTCCTCTGCCTGTGGATCAGCCTGGGCGTCTATGGCCTGTGCCGCCACCTGCTGCTCGGCCCTGCGTGGCGCTGGTTCTACCTGGCCTGCGTGGCGATGGGCCTGGGCATCATCAGCAAGGGCGTGGGCTTCCTGCCCGCGCTGATGCTGATCCCCTATGCCTACGCGGCGCGCAAGGGTTGGTCCGGCGTGGTGCGCATGCCCGGCCAGGCACGTGCCTGGTGGTTGGGCCTACTGGTGGTCCTGGGCGCCATCTCGCTGTGGCTGGTGCCCGTGCTGCTGCACGTGCTCCTGAACGGCAGCGCCGACGGCCGTGCCTACCTCGACAACATCCTCCTGCACCAGACCGCCCAGCGCTATGCCAGCGCCTGGCAGCACCAGGAGCCGTTCTGGTACTTCTTCGTCAAGGTCATCCCGCAGTACTGGCTGCCGTTGCTCCTGGCCCTGCCGTGGATGGTGCCGGCCTGGCGCCGACAACTGGCCCGCCATGACGGCCGCCTGCTGGTGCTGCTCGGTTGGGTAGCGCTGGTACTGCTGTTCTTCAGCCTGAGCTCAGGCAAGCGCAAGCTCTACATCTTCCCTGCGCTGCCCGGGTTGGTGCTGGCCATGGCGCCGCTGGTGCCCTGGCTGCTGCACCGCTGGTTCGCCCAGCGGCCGAGGGCGCGCAAGGTCTTCCAGGTCATCGCGCTGGTCTGGTTCGCCGCCTGGTTCGCCCGTGGCGTCATCGAGCCGCTGCGCGACCCCGGCGACGACCGTCGCCCGCTGATGGCGGAGGTGGCGCGCCTGAGCGGTGGCGCCGAACTGGTGCTGACCAACTGGCGCGAAGGCCACTGGCTCTATGCCCGCCAGCCGCTGGTGCATTTCGGCCTGGATACCCCGGACCCATCGACCAAGGCGCTGACCTGGCTGCGCGGTCATCCGCAGGCGGTGGCCATGGTTCGTGCCGAAGACCTCGAACGCTGCTTCCGTCGCGAACGTGCCCGCGAGGTGACGGGCGACTACGAGGAACACTGGTTCCTGGTCGGCGCCGATGCCGACAACAGCCAGTGCGCTGACGACGCTTCCGCGCCGGCCTATCGTTTTGCCTGGAAGCAGCCGCTTTTCTGA
- a CDS encoding SdiA-regulated domain-containing protein, whose amino-acid sequence MNRAADSLEVIQPHPLRHRFSWRAWAWLALVLVLLLPAVTLALLKHWPQRAYFYFSSQLHAADWAGRSVWLPDYKVVIDALPVKGIESDLSAISFDFDHDRLIAVTNSGAMKLAVLSKSGEMLAQYPLVGFEDVEGVAYLGDGLVAVSDENLQQIDFFALPEQPGQSIDARDVQSIALAINPSVHNKGFEGLTYDAEHDRLFIGKERGPRQIYEITGVRASLAGKLQLKVIDHTAWVKRSVFGTDISDLHYDHKSGHLLVLSEESRLIMELDGQGELVSFRSLGGFGDLKRAAPQAEGLTMDADGNLYVVSEPNLFYRFEKQR is encoded by the coding sequence GTGAACAGAGCCGCTGACAGCCTGGAAGTCATTCAGCCGCACCCTCTGCGCCACCGTTTCAGCTGGCGCGCCTGGGCGTGGCTGGCCCTGGTCCTGGTACTGCTCCTGCCAGCCGTGACGCTGGCGCTGCTCAAACACTGGCCGCAACGGGCCTACTTCTATTTCAGCAGCCAGCTGCACGCCGCCGACTGGGCGGGGCGCAGTGTCTGGCTGCCCGACTACAAGGTGGTGATCGATGCGCTGCCGGTGAAGGGCATCGAGTCCGACCTGTCCGCCATCAGCTTCGACTTCGACCATGACCGCCTGATTGCGGTGACCAATTCCGGAGCCATGAAGCTGGCGGTGCTGAGCAAGAGCGGCGAGATGTTGGCGCAGTACCCCTTGGTCGGATTCGAGGATGTGGAGGGGGTGGCCTACCTGGGCGATGGCCTGGTGGCGGTGTCCGACGAGAACCTGCAGCAGATCGATTTCTTCGCGCTGCCGGAGCAGCCCGGCCAGAGCATCGATGCCCGCGACGTGCAGTCGATCGCCCTGGCGATCAATCCAAGTGTCCACAACAAGGGCTTCGAAGGCCTGACCTACGATGCCGAGCATGACCGCCTGTTCATCGGCAAGGAACGCGGCCCGCGGCAGATCTACGAGATCACTGGCGTGCGTGCGAGCCTGGCCGGCAAGCTGCAACTGAAGGTGATCGACCATACGGCCTGGGTGAAGCGCAGCGTATTCGGCACCGATATCTCCGACCTCCACTACGACCACAAGAGCGGCCACCTGCTGGTGCTCAGCGAGGAGTCGCGGCTGATCATGGAGCTGGACGGGCAGGGCGAGCTGGTCAGTTTCCGTTCGCTGGGCGGGTTTGGCGACCTGAAGCGGGCGGCCCCCCAGGCCGAAGGGCTGACCATGGATGCCGACGGCAACCTCTACGTGGTCAGCGAGCCGAATCTCTTCTACCGCTTCGAGAAGCAGCGCTAA
- a CDS encoding lipid-A-disaccharide synthase N-terminal domain-containing protein has translation MCILPAVLSAAPVAALDDPTRGLCLNAANPLWFAIGLTAQAAFSARFLVQWVLSERARMSLMPVHFWYFSCAGAVLLLAYATHQRDLVISLGQLAGLAIYLRNLELDRRHGGGRPLFFAWPWLTWAAVAIALGWISKPEPILKVITGADPLWTAIGMVGQVLFTGRFVLQLWFSERAGRPVNPIHFWYLSMAGSVLLFSYAVAQRDPIIILGQSFGIVVYLRNLSLIRRQAETEGAGAQSN, from the coding sequence GTGTGTATACTCCCGGCAGTGCTATCGGCCGCGCCCGTCGCGGCTCTCGACGATCCGACCAGGGGGCTTTGCTTGAACGCAGCCAATCCACTGTGGTTTGCCATCGGACTGACTGCGCAGGCGGCTTTCTCGGCCCGCTTTCTGGTCCAATGGGTATTGTCCGAGCGCGCGCGCATGAGCCTGATGCCGGTGCATTTCTGGTATTTCAGCTGTGCCGGCGCGGTGCTGCTGCTGGCCTACGCCACGCACCAGCGCGACCTGGTGATCAGCCTGGGACAGCTTGCGGGCCTGGCGATCTATCTGCGCAATCTTGAGCTGGATCGCCGCCACGGCGGGGGCCGACCGCTGTTCTTCGCCTGGCCCTGGCTGACCTGGGCGGCAGTGGCGATCGCATTGGGCTGGATATCGAAGCCTGAGCCGATCCTCAAGGTCATCACCGGCGCCGACCCGCTCTGGACCGCTATCGGCATGGTCGGCCAGGTACTCTTCACCGGACGCTTCGTCCTGCAGCTCTGGTTCTCCGAGCGCGCCGGGCGCCCGGTCAACCCCATCCATTTCTGGTACCTGTCGATGGCCGGCAGCGTGTTGCTGTTCAGCTACGCCGTGGCGCAGCGCGATCCGATCATCATCCTCGGCCAGTCGTTCGGCATCGTGGTCTACCTGCGCAACCTGTCGCTGATCCGGCGCCAGGCCGAGACCGAGGGCGCCGGCGCGCAGAGCAACTGA
- a CDS encoding MFS family transporter — protein MNAPSSAPQYSAHERRTRILAIVGASSGNLVEWFDFYVYAFTALYFAHAFFPSDNPTVQLLNTAGVFAAGFLMRPIGGWMFGRIADKKGRKTAMMISVLMMCGGSLAIAVMPTYSSIGVAAPALLLLARLFQGLSVGGEYGTSATYMSEVALKGQRGFFASFQYVTLIGGQLLAVLVVVVLQQLLTTDELKSWGWRIPFVVGAITAVIAFYLRRSLSETAKASNLQRKESGTLTELFANHKRAFFTVLGFTAGGSLIFYTFTTYMQKYLVNTAGMDAKVASGVMTFALFVYMCMQPLFGALSDRIGRKTSMLWFGILGMIFTWPILSALKAVSSPYMAFVLIIAALAIVSLYTSISGLIKAEMFPPEIRALGVGLSYAIGNAIFGGSAEYVALGLKTMGVEGYFYIYVSVMCGVALVVCLLLPDLRKVSYLNDED, from the coding sequence ATGAACGCACCGTCCTCTGCACCGCAGTACTCCGCCCACGAGCGCCGTACGCGCATCCTCGCCATCGTCGGCGCCTCCTCGGGCAACCTGGTGGAGTGGTTCGACTTCTACGTCTACGCCTTCACCGCCCTGTACTTCGCCCACGCCTTCTTCCCCTCGGACAACCCGACGGTGCAGTTGCTCAACACCGCCGGGGTGTTCGCCGCCGGCTTCCTGATGCGCCCCATTGGCGGCTGGATGTTTGGCCGCATCGCTGACAAGAAGGGCCGCAAGACGGCGATGATGATCTCGGTGCTGATGATGTGCGGCGGATCGCTGGCGATTGCCGTGATGCCGACCTACTCCAGCATCGGCGTCGCCGCGCCCGCCCTGTTGCTGCTCGCGCGACTGTTCCAGGGCCTCTCGGTGGGTGGCGAGTACGGCACCAGTGCCACCTACATGAGCGAGGTGGCGCTCAAGGGCCAGCGCGGCTTCTTCGCCTCCTTCCAGTACGTCACCCTGATCGGCGGCCAGTTGCTGGCGGTGCTGGTGGTGGTGGTCCTGCAGCAATTGCTGACCACCGACGAGCTGAAGTCGTGGGGCTGGCGGATTCCCTTCGTGGTTGGCGCGATCACCGCGGTGATCGCCTTCTACCTGCGCCGTTCGCTGAGCGAGACGGCCAAGGCGTCCAACCTGCAGCGCAAGGAGTCGGGCACGCTCACCGAGCTGTTCGCCAACCACAAGCGCGCCTTCTTCACCGTGCTCGGCTTCACCGCCGGCGGCTCGCTGATCTTCTACACCTTCACCACCTACATGCAGAAATACCTGGTGAACACCGCCGGTATGGACGCCAAGGTGGCCAGCGGCGTGATGACCTTCGCGCTGTTCGTCTACATGTGCATGCAGCCGCTGTTCGGCGCGCTGTCCGACCGCATCGGGCGCAAGACCTCGATGCTCTGGTTCGGCATCCTGGGGATGATCTTCACCTGGCCGATCCTCTCCGCGCTGAAGGCGGTGAGCAGCCCCTACATGGCCTTCGTGCTGATTATCGCGGCGCTGGCCATCGTCAGCCTGTACACCTCGATCAGCGGGCTGATCAAGGCGGAGATGTTCCCGCCGGAGATCCGCGCCCTAGGCGTGGGCCTGTCCTACGCGATTGGCAACGCCATCTTCGGCGGTTCGGCGGAGTACGTCGCCCTGGGCCTGAAGACCATGGGCGTGGAGGGGTACTTCTACATCTACGTCTCGGTCATGTGCGGCGTGGCGCTGGTGGTCTGCCTGCTGCTGCCGGACCTGCGCAAGGTCAGTTACCTCAACGACGAGGACTGA
- a CDS encoding MDR family MFS transporter, which yields MLAIFLGALDQTIVAVSLPAISAGFGDFDLLAWVISGYMVAMTISMPIYGKLGDLYGRRVLMLFAIALFTAASLLCGAAQNMEQLVLARVLQGIGAGGMMSVSQAIIGEIVPPRERGRYQGYFSSMYAIASIAGPVLGGLLTEYLSWRWVFLINLPVGLVALAVSRRTLRGLPVPGRKPVIDYLGTALMIAGLGSLLLAITEVGQGARWSDPQMLGLFAAALALIALFVMQERQAPEPLVPMHLFRIRAATLSWLISFFASFQVISLSVLVPLRFQSVTGAGADSAALHLLPLAMGVPIGAYCCGRLTAILGRYKPQIVAGALLTPCAIAGLALASPGAYLLSGLCMLLTGIAAGTQFPTSLVAAQSAVDSRYLGVATSNITLFRSLGGAVGIALMSALLLAMLQPLAGNAGHGLSASALLASLGGPGHEAQRQTLDGVFRHLFLINAGFGALALLIALALPDHALRGRGSD from the coding sequence ATGCTGGCGATCTTCCTCGGTGCGCTGGACCAGACCATCGTCGCCGTTTCGCTGCCGGCGATCTCTGCCGGCTTCGGCGACTTCGACCTGCTTGCCTGGGTCATCTCCGGCTACATGGTGGCGATGACCATCTCCATGCCGATCTACGGCAAGCTCGGCGACCTCTACGGGCGCCGCGTGCTGATGCTGTTCGCCATCGCCCTGTTCACCGCCGCATCCCTGCTCTGCGGCGCCGCGCAGAACATGGAGCAGCTGGTGCTCGCCCGCGTGCTGCAAGGCATCGGCGCCGGCGGCATGATGTCGGTGAGCCAGGCGATCATCGGCGAGATCGTCCCGCCCCGCGAACGCGGCCGCTACCAGGGCTACTTCAGCAGCATGTACGCCATCGCCAGCATCGCCGGTCCTGTGCTGGGCGGGCTGCTGACGGAGTACCTGTCCTGGCGCTGGGTGTTCCTGATCAACCTGCCGGTGGGCCTGGTCGCGCTTGCCGTCTCGCGCCGCACCCTGCGCGGCCTACCGGTGCCGGGGCGCAAGCCGGTGATCGACTACCTGGGCACCGCGCTGATGATCGCGGGCCTGGGCAGCCTGCTGCTGGCGATCACCGAAGTCGGCCAGGGCGCGCGCTGGAGCGATCCGCAGATGCTCGGGCTGTTCGCCGCCGCACTGGCGCTGATCGCGCTGTTCGTAATGCAGGAACGCCAGGCGCCGGAGCCGCTGGTGCCGATGCACCTGTTCCGCATCCGCGCGGCGACGCTGAGCTGGCTGATCAGCTTCTTCGCCAGCTTCCAGGTCATCTCGCTGTCGGTGCTGGTGCCGCTGCGTTTCCAGTCGGTCACTGGCGCCGGCGCGGACAGCGCCGCGCTGCACCTGCTGCCACTGGCCATGGGCGTGCCGATCGGCGCCTACTGCTGCGGCCGACTGACCGCGATCCTCGGCCGCTACAAGCCGCAGATAGTCGCCGGCGCACTGTTGACGCCCTGTGCCATCGCCGGCCTGGCGCTGGCCTCGCCGGGCGCCTACCTGCTCTCGGGCCTGTGCATGCTGCTGACCGGCATCGCCGCCGGCACCCAGTTCCCCACCAGCCTGGTGGCGGCGCAGAGCGCGGTGGACAGCCGCTACCTGGGCGTGGCCACCAGCAATATCACGCTGTTCCGCTCCCTCGGCGGGGCGGTGGGCATCGCATTGATGTCGGCCCTGCTCCTGGCCATGCTGCAGCCGCTGGCGGGTAACGCCGGCCACGGCCTGTCGGCCAGCGCATTGCTGGCGAGCCTGGGCGGCCCAGGTCACGAGGCGCAACGGCAGACGCTGGATGGCGTGTTCAGGCACCTGTTCCTGATCAATGCCGGCTTCGGCGCCCTGGCCCTGTTGATTGCACTGGCGCTGCCCGACCACGCCCTGCGTGGCCGGGGTAGCGACTAG
- the cfaB gene encoding C17 cyclopropane fatty acid synthase CfaB — translation MKANLPSELLSLQLPLRIRIGEAQAFDLGPDPQVTLVVRDPTLLTEISRPSLDVLGRAYVEKRMDIEGPIGEVIAMGDALSAALGDDDDSGEHVRESHDKATDAEAIHYHYDLSNEFYQLWLDPEMVYSCAYFETGSEGLATAQLAKLRHLCRKLRLQPGDSLLDVGCGWGGLARLAAKEFGAKVLGITLSEEQLRLGRERVKADGLQGQVRLERMDYRDLPRDGRFDKVVSVGMFEHVGHANLGMYFQHLFDVVRPGGLVMNHGITSRFTDGRPVGRGAGDFIDRYVFPHGELPHLSLAVARMSEAGLEVVDVEGLRLHYARTLDFWSASLEAKLAEAAKLVPEQALRIWRLYLAGCAYGFKKGWINLHQILASRPHADGSHEVPWNRRDIYA, via the coding sequence ATGAAAGCCAATCTGCCCTCTGAGTTGCTGTCCCTGCAGTTGCCGTTGCGCATCCGCATCGGCGAGGCCCAGGCCTTCGACCTGGGGCCGGACCCGCAGGTAACTCTTGTCGTGCGTGACCCGACGCTGCTGACCGAGATCAGCCGGCCCAGTCTCGATGTACTGGGGCGCGCCTATGTCGAGAAGCGCATGGACATCGAAGGCCCGATCGGCGAGGTGATCGCCATGGGCGATGCCCTGAGCGCCGCGCTCGGCGACGACGACGACTCGGGCGAGCACGTGCGCGAAAGCCACGACAAGGCCACCGATGCCGAGGCGATCCACTACCACTACGACCTCTCCAATGAGTTCTACCAGCTGTGGCTGGACCCGGAGATGGTGTACTCCTGCGCCTATTTCGAGACTGGCAGCGAGGGCCTGGCCACCGCGCAGCTGGCCAAGCTGCGCCACCTGTGCCGCAAGCTGCGTCTGCAGCCGGGTGACAGCCTGCTCGACGTGGGTTGTGGCTGGGGTGGCCTGGCGCGTCTGGCGGCGAAGGAATTTGGCGCCAAGGTGCTGGGCATCACCCTGAGCGAGGAGCAGCTCAGGCTTGGTCGCGAGCGGGTCAAGGCCGATGGCCTGCAAGGCCAGGTCCGGCTGGAGCGCATGGACTACCGCGACCTGCCGCGCGACGGCCGTTTCGACAAGGTGGTCAGCGTCGGTATGTTCGAGCACGTCGGCCACGCCAACCTCGGCATGTACTTCCAGCACCTGTTCGACGTGGTGCGCCCGGGCGGGCTGGTGATGAACCATGGCATCACCTCGCGCTTCACCGATGGCCGGCCAGTGGGGCGTGGCGCTGGCGACTTCATCGACCGCTATGTCTTCCCCCACGGCGAGTTGCCACACCTGTCGCTGGCGGTGGCGCGGATGAGCGAAGCCGGGCTGGAAGTGGTCGATGTCGAAGGGCTGCGCCTGCATTACGCGCGCACCCTGGACTTCTGGAGCGCGAGCCTCGAAGCGAAGCTGGCTGAAGCCGCGAAGCTGGTGCCCGAACAGGCCCTGCGCATCTGGCGCCTGTACCTGGCCGGTTGCGCCTACGGCTTCAAGAAGGGCTGGATCAACCTGCACCAGATCCTCGCCAGCAGGCCGCACGCCGATGGCTCCCATGAGGTGCCGTGGAACCGGCGCGATATCTACGCCTGA
- a CDS encoding N-acetyltransferase, which yields MTASLTLRELDVDQAPWPLLLLADPSREQVQCYLRESCLLALLAGGRTLGVVVITPRSEGAAEITNLAVDEAWQGRGLGRRLLESAIARARVDGLQRLLIATGNSSLAQLGLYQRAGFRIVGIEPDYFVRHYPEPIFENGIQCRDQIRLALALNP from the coding sequence ATGACGGCTTCTCTGACTCTGCGTGAACTCGACGTCGACCAGGCACCCTGGCCGCTGTTGCTGCTGGCCGATCCCAGCCGCGAGCAGGTGCAGTGCTACCTGCGAGAGTCCTGCCTGCTGGCGCTTTTGGCAGGAGGACGCACGCTGGGGGTGGTGGTGATCACGCCCCGCTCCGAAGGCGCGGCGGAAATCACCAACCTCGCGGTGGATGAAGCCTGGCAAGGGCGCGGCCTCGGCCGTCGCCTGCTGGAGTCGGCCATCGCGCGGGCCAGGGTGGACGGGCTGCAGCGGCTGCTCATCGCCACCGGCAACTCCAGCCTCGCCCAGCTCGGGCTATACCAGCGGGCGGGGTTCCGCATCGTCGGGATCGAGCCGGACTACTTCGTCCGGCATTACCCCGAGCCGATCTTCGAGAACGGCATCCAGTGCCGCGACCAGATCCGCCTGGCGTTGGCGCTCAATCCCTAG